The following proteins are co-located in the Callithrix jacchus isolate 240 chromosome 10, calJac240_pri, whole genome shotgun sequence genome:
- the SCGB2A1 gene encoding mammaglobin-B yields MKLLMVFMLVALPLHCYADSGCKLLEDVVEKTINSDVSIPEYKELLQDFIDSDAAAEAMGKFKQCFLSQSHRTLKNFGLMMHTMYDSIWCNIKSN; encoded by the exons ATGAAGCTGCTGATGGTCTTCATGCTGGTGGCCCTTCCGCTGCACTGCTATGCAG ATTCTGGCTGCAAACTCCTGGAGGACGTGGTTGAAAAGACCATCAATTCTGACGTATCTATACCTGAGTACAAAGAACTTCTTCAAGACTTCATAGACAGTGACGCCGCTGCAGAGGCTATGGGGAAATTCAAGCAGTGTTTCCTCAGCCAGTCACATAGAACTCTGAAAAACTTTGGACTGATGATG caTACAATGTACGACAGCATTTGGTGTAACATTAAGAGTAATTAA